One genomic segment of Paenibacillus durus includes these proteins:
- a CDS encoding HAD family hydrolase, producing MKSIREALRKYLMRRRFHMLKFYRTNPKQVLHVGDSASDVLGASREGIVTCWINRNNRVWEHDVKPDYIVQSLNEIEELLMTRKN from the coding sequence ATGAAGTCTATAAGAGAAGCTTTACGCAAATATTTAATGAGAAGGCGATTTCATATGCTTAAATTCTATCGTACCAACCCTAAACAAGTGCTTCATGTTGGCGATTCGGCTTCGGATGTGCTCGGAGCTAGTAGAGAAGGCATCGTAACTTGCTGGATTAATAGAAATAATAGAGTTTGGGAGCATGATGTTAAACCAGACTACATAGTACAGTCATTGAATGAAATTGAAGAATTATTGATGACAAGAAAAAATTAG
- a CDS encoding PRD domain-containing protein, translated as MKIKKILNNNAVVVHDLGEEKIVMGSGIAFQKGKNDIVDPYRIEKVFIMDDPDQYSHLKEMFRTLPEEEIAVSENIISFAESELSVTFKKHIHIALTDHLSFALKRLSKGMVIQNTLLQEIRILYPQEFQIGLHAKRIIRDKLNIEIPDDEVGYIAMHIHTAWVNAGASGAGTDRAALIRDIAEGVERIAGVFLNRASATYERLVNQLENILRTDDSGKLCNELDPEIVRIAKERYHTAYEQARWIAGQVEEDYGYTFADSQLVLIAMEINRMGTRLKDMAN; from the coding sequence ATGAAAATCAAAAAAATTCTGAACAATAACGCGGTTGTGGTACACGACCTTGGAGAAGAAAAGATTGTCATGGGTTCCGGTATTGCTTTTCAAAAAGGAAAAAACGATATTGTCGATCCGTACCGCATCGAGAAAGTGTTCATTATGGACGATCCGGATCAATATAGCCATCTGAAGGAGATGTTTCGAACACTGCCCGAAGAGGAAATTGCCGTGTCGGAGAACATCATTTCCTTTGCGGAGAGCGAACTCTCAGTAACCTTCAAAAAACATATTCATATTGCGTTGACCGATCATCTCTCATTCGCTTTAAAGCGGCTTAGCAAAGGTATGGTCATTCAGAATACGCTTCTGCAAGAAATCCGGATTCTCTATCCGCAAGAATTCCAAATCGGGCTGCACGCGAAAAGAATCATTCGAGATAAATTGAATATCGAAATTCCGGATGACGAGGTCGGTTATATCGCCATGCACATCCATACTGCTTGGGTTAATGCCGGAGCTTCAGGGGCAGGTACGGACAGAGCGGCCTTAATCCGGGATATTGCCGAAGGAGTGGAACGTATCGCCGGTGTTTTTTTGAACCGGGCTTCTGCCACCTATGAGCGTCTGGTGAATCAACTCGAAAATATTCTTAGAACCGATGACAGCGGAAAGCTGTGCAATGAACTGGACCCTGAAATTGTCAGGATCGCCAAGGAACGCTATCACACGGCTTACGAGCAGGCAAGATGGATCGCAGGCCAGGTGGAAGAGGACTATGGCTATACGTTTGCCGACAGCCAATTGGTATTGATCGCCATGGAGATTAACCGGATGGGTACCCGGTTGAAGGATATGGCGAATTGA
- a CDS encoding PTS transporter subunit EIIC yields the protein MPEGRIHLVQNGQSVKDNLSPAKELALRLIELSGGLDNVSEVAHCTTRIRLRLQDSTRVDEAGLAQIEGVQNVFVHTGQLQIILGPAIVFKVHRQIVRLLQDSGPEHKREAERQHGTGEPESPVPIAGAGDTSLPSLRGAWKRKVWAHQAGEDSSTELNDSAKRGLIGRVMGAVGFFSDIVVPIIPLFVAVGLLLGLISMIKAFGWASPDSTWFRTLLLLTGSAFQILAVMFGYHAAKRFGGTPTLGAAIGIVMTRLDLLHMAGTGGTALLNPADLTNTPQFGYQGTVIPIILAVLLMTLIEKGLRRIVPPSTTILLVPFLSFVVGGGLAVLVIGPLAAHLGGFLSGLLEEVYRFGSTVFGLVLGGIYGLIVLTGLHHGIQAIEIGLISNPNVGVNFLLPIWSMANIAQGGAGLAVYTRTRDSELKKIALPASITAFLGITEPIAFGVNLKLGRPFLGAAAGGAAGGAYVAFHEVVANSFGLTGIPMIAFIVPPGHINFIHYMVGLLLAAGVAFVVTWVLGVDTHRQEQ from the coding sequence ATGCCAGAAGGCCGTATTCACTTGGTTCAGAACGGGCAAAGTGTAAAGGATAATCTGAGCCCGGCAAAGGAACTGGCCTTGCGCTTGATTGAGCTGTCCGGCGGGCTGGACAATGTGTCGGAAGTAGCTCACTGTACAACCCGTATCCGCCTCAGGTTACAAGACAGCACCCGCGTGGATGAAGCCGGCCTTGCGCAAATCGAAGGGGTTCAGAACGTGTTCGTTCATACCGGACAGCTGCAAATTATTCTGGGACCGGCAATCGTCTTTAAGGTGCACCGTCAAATAGTTCGTCTTCTTCAGGACTCTGGACCCGAACATAAGCGGGAAGCGGAACGTCAGCACGGAACTGGCGAACCGGAAAGCCCCGTCCCCATCGCGGGGGCCGGCGATACCTCGCTTCCTTCCTTGCGGGGGGCATGGAAACGGAAAGTCTGGGCGCATCAGGCAGGAGAAGATTCATCTACGGAGCTGAATGACTCGGCAAAAAGGGGCTTGATTGGCCGGGTGATGGGGGCGGTCGGCTTTTTTTCCGATATCGTAGTGCCGATCATCCCGCTCTTCGTCGCGGTTGGCCTGCTTCTCGGCTTGATCAGCATGATCAAAGCCTTCGGTTGGGCGTCCCCTGACAGCACATGGTTTCGGACGCTATTATTGCTGACCGGCTCGGCCTTTCAAATCTTGGCCGTGATGTTCGGTTATCATGCGGCTAAGCGGTTTGGGGGCACCCCTACGCTCGGCGCCGCTATCGGAATTGTCATGACCCGGCTCGACTTATTGCATATGGCAGGAACCGGCGGAACAGCGTTACTTAACCCTGCAGATTTAACGAACACCCCGCAGTTTGGCTATCAAGGCACCGTAATTCCGATTATTCTTGCGGTATTGTTGATGACGCTGATCGAGAAGGGGCTGCGGCGGATTGTTCCGCCATCAACCACCATTTTGCTGGTTCCCTTTCTCAGCTTTGTCGTTGGAGGCGGCCTCGCTGTTCTGGTCATTGGGCCGCTTGCTGCGCATCTGGGCGGCTTTCTTAGCGGCTTGCTGGAAGAGGTGTACCGATTTGGGAGTACGGTATTCGGGCTGGTCCTTGGCGGGATCTATGGTCTTATCGTCTTGACCGGGCTGCACCACGGCATTCAGGCAATTGAAATCGGGCTTATTTCCAATCCAAACGTCGGGGTCAACTTTCTGCTTCCCATCTGGTCGATGGCGAATATCGCTCAAGGCGGGGCCGGACTTGCGGTGTATACAAGAACCCGGGACAGCGAGTTGAAAAAGATAGCGCTTCCCGCCTCGATTACCGCCTTTCTTGGGATTACTGAGCCGATCGCATTCGGCGTCAACCTGAAGCTTGGCCGCCCTTTCCTGGGCGCAGCGGCGGGAGGGGCGGCGGGAGGGGCTTATGTAGCCTTTCATGAGGTGGTAGCCAATTCGTTCGGATTGACCGGGATTCCGATGATCGCCTTTATTGTCCCGCCTGGACACATCAATTTCATTCATTATATGGTCGGTCTCCTGCTGGCTGCGGGAGTGGCCTTCGTAGTTACCTGGGTTCTAGGAGTCGACACGCATCGGCAAGAACAATGA